DNA from Methanobacterium sp.:
ATCTAAATCTATCTATTACATTACGATGAATTTTCGCATTGATCACAGGAGGATCTATCCATGTTAGGTGAAAAAGAACTCATAAAACTATTCCCTGAATTCAAAGAATTGGTAGAGCCATCAGGCATAGACCTACGGGTTGATGAAGTCTTCAGGCAGAAAGGACCAGGATCACTAGTTGATGATCAGAAAAACCTGCCAGAACTTCAAAAACTAGAACCCCCACTTTACACTCTACAACCAAAGACTGCCTACAGTGTAACCATCGACCGCAAAATTAAAATTCCTAAGGGATATTCAATGCTTTATCTCCCGCGTTCAACACTACTACGCTCCTTTATAAGCATCCACACTGCAGTAGGGGATCCTGGATTTTATGGAACTTTACAATTCCTCCTGGTTAACCAAGGAGATTTCCCATTCACTCTGAAGCGTGGAGAAAGGATAGCTCAAGGAGTTGTTTTTCCAGTTGAAGGTTCAGGGGAGTATAATGGTAGCTATCAAGAAAATGAAGACTAATTAACATTTTTTTTTGTAAATTTTTACAGTGGATGATCAAGTTTATCCACTGCTTCTGGATTGGCCAGTGTGGTTATATCTCCCACATCATCTCCTTTCACCTTAGCTTTTATCACCCGGCGCATGATTTTACCAGAACGAGTCTTGGGCAGATCCTCCACAAAACCTATAAATGCAGGGCTGGCTATGGGGCCTATTTCTCGGCGAACATGTTCTCTAAGGAGGTGTTTCAGCCGGGGACTGGGATCAAATCCTTTTTTTAATGTTACAAAACTGCAGATCTCTTCTCCTTTAACCTGGTCTGGTTTTCCAACTACTGCTGCTTCAGCCACAGCATCGTAACTTACCAGGGCGGATTCAACTTCTGCAGTGCTTATTCGGTGACCAGCAACGTTCAAAACATCATCTGCTCTTCCCTGTATCCAGAAATAACCATCTTCATCGATGCGAGCAACATCACCACTTAGATAAACACCAGGGAAAGTGCTCCAGTAGGCATCCACGTAACGATCAGGGTCTTTGTAAAGTGTTCGGAACATGGAGGGCCAAGGTGTCTTAATAACCAAGTGACCACCACCTTCACCTATGGGGTTGCCCTTGTTATCCACTACATCGGCTTTTATGGTGGGGAATGGTTTTACCACTGATCCTGGCTTTAAAGAGGTTATGGGCAGGGGAGTTATGAGTTGCATTCCAGTTTCTGTCTGCCACCATGTGTCCATAATAGGGCACTGTCGGTTTCCAACATGTTTATAGTACCACATCCACGCCTCTGGATTTATAGGTTCTCCCACACTACCAAGGAGTCTTAAAGAGCTTAAATCATGTTTTTGGGGCCATTTTTCACCGTATTTCATGAACAATCTGATGGTGGTAGGGGCAGTGTAGAACACACTCACACAATATTCTTCGATGATCTCCCAGAGGCGGTTGGGGTCAGGATAATCAGGGGCCCCCTCATACATCACAGAAGTGACTCCCATGATGAGTGGAGCATATACAATGTAGCTATGACCAGTTATCCAGCCAATATCTGCAGCACACCACCATATATCCTGGTCTTTCAAGTCAAAAACTAGTTTTAATGTGGTGTAAATCCCAACTGCATATCCACCATGGACATGAACCACTCCTTTAGGTTTCCCAGTTGTGCCTGAAGTGTAAAGGATGAAAAGAGGGTCTTCCGAATCCATGGGCTCGGTGATACATTCTTTTTCCTGTTCATGGATGATTTCCTCCCACCACAAATCACGTCCTGGTTTCATGTGAACTGGAGAACCAGCATGTTTCACCACTATGAGTGTTTCCAGGGAGGGAATATCATCTAAAACTTCATCTACATTTTCTTTAAGTGGTATGACTTTTCCTCGGCGGTAAAATCCGTCCACGGTTATGGCAACTTTTACCTTGGCGTCGTTGGCTCTTTCTTGGAAGGCTTTGGCCCAGAAACCAGAGAACACCACACTGTGAATTGCTCCGATCTTGGCGCAGGCCAACATGGCAATGGGTAACTCCAAGATCATGGGCAAGTAAATAGATACACGATCCCCCTTCTTAACACCAAGACCCCGCAAGGCATTGGCCATCTGATTAACCTTCCGGTGAAGATCATGATAGGTAAGCTTTTTTACCTGGCCAGATTCACCTTCCCATATGTAGGCCACCTTGTTTTTCCGCCAAGTTTTAACATGCCGGTCCAGGGCATTGTGTACAATGTTAAATTTACCTCCACAGAACCACTCAGCATGGGGAGGATCCCATTTTAAGACACCTTCATAGGGTTGGTACCATTCTAACTCCTGAGCAAGCTCATCCCAGAACCATTCTGGATCATTTTGAGCTTTCTGGAGAAGTTCATCATAACTAGTTATACCATAATGTGCCATCCATTTTTGGATGTTACTATTTTTCATTAAATCTTCAGAAGGTGAAAATAATCTATTTTCCTTTAAAAGAGCTTCTAACTCACTTAAAATATTAAAACCCCCTATAAACCCTTTTATACAAACAAGATTGTCATCAATTATCCTACACTATATTATGTTTTTTCCAATTCAATTATATTTTCACCATTTTTCTATCTTTTCATGTGGAGCTTGGTAAGACTAATGATGCCCAAAAACTAGTTCACACCAACTTAATACTAAGACGATATACCCAGGGATTTGCTAAGATTAATGGTGACAAAAACTTTACTGGGTTCATTCTTAACCTTCCAAACACTCTGAAATGCACTGTAATCATTTTTATTGAAAACTTTTACTGGATCCTCTTGAAACCTAACGGGTTATAATTTAATAATAGTAAGCAACATATTCTTTTTTCATGCAATCCGTGGCCAAGATTAGATTGGCAGATGCACTGGTTAAAATAATGGAAAAAGAGGGAATAAAATATATATTTGGCCATCCAGGGGAACAAATACTCCCAGTTTACCAGGCACTACGCAAATCATCAATAAAACATGTTTTAATGCGTCATGAACAGAGTGCAGCTCACGCAGCAGATGGATACGCCCGAGCATCACTTCAACCAAGTGTTTGCATAGCATCAGGAGGTCCTGGAGCATTAAACATGACAATGGGTGTGGCTACAGCTTACAAGGATTCAGTACCACTCCTAATCATCACTGGCGATGTTTCCAGCAATTTAAAAGGTGAAAACGTCTTTCAAAATATTGATGTAAACGCTGTTTTTAAACCAATAACTCTGCAAAGCCACTTGATAGACGACCCAGATAAAGGAATAGAAATAATTAAAAAAACATTCCAATCCCTTAAAACAGGGAAAACAGGTCCAATACACCTAAATATTCCCCGTGACATTCTACAAAAAGAAATCAACCCATCCCTCCTAGATGAAAGTGTGGAAATAAACATTAAAACCCACTGGAAAGACATAAACCAAGTTAAAAGATTACTTAGAAAATCTGAAAAACCTCTACTTCTAGTTGGTGCAGGAGTATTATGGTCCCATGCTGCTGGTGATGTAAAAAGTTTTGTAGAACAACACCAGATCCCAGTAGCCACCACATACCCTGCTAGAGGCGTCATTAGAGAGAATCATCCCCTTTCTCTGGGACTTTTAGGAACCAGAGGCACACAAAGAGCTAACTATGCTGGAAAAAACTCAGACCTTATCCTGGCCATTGGATGCCGATTATCTGAACGAACACAGAAAGGGCTTGGTAATGCGCCAATAATCCAAGTGAACTTGGATAAAACAGTTTTAAAAGGAAATATTAACATTCAAGCTGATGTAAAGGAATTCATGGAAAAAATCAGCCCAACATCAACAAAAAATACTGAAAAATGGTTGCATGAACTTCAAAGCTATAATAAGGTTCAAAAAATTAGGACAAATTATGATAAAACTCCATTAAAGCCACAAATGGCAATTAAAGAGATATTAGATGGCATTGGTTCTTCGATCTTGGTTAATGATGCTGGCAGTCACACCACCTGGATAACTCTGCTTATGGAAGTATCCGAACCATCTTCATTGATCTTCTCCGGTGGATTCGGACCTATGGGATACGGAATCCCAGCAGCAATTGGTGTTAGCCTGGCTCGTCCTGATAAAAATGTGGTGGTGGTGGTAGGTGATGGTGGTTTCCAGATGACCAGCCAGGAGATGGCAACCATCTTTGAGTTAGATTTACCCATCATGATCTGCCTAATAAATAACCAATCCCTTGGCATTATCCGACAGTGGCAAGAGCTTTACTATGGAGGAGCATTCCAAGTGAAACTTGAAAATCCTGATTTTGTGAAACTGGCCACTGCTTACCATTTAAAGGCCAAAATGGTAGATTCTCCAGGTGAAGTTTTGGCAGCTGTGGAGAATGGACTAAAACTTAATAAACCATTATTAATAGAGATTAAAGTTGATAAAAATGAAGACATACCACTACCCAAGTGAATTTTCTAACAATTTATTTATAATGGTGATTAAATGAAGGTGTTACTCATCAACCCGCCTTATTTTAATTCTAAATATAAATTTATAGGTTTAGTAGCACCACCATTAGGAATAGCGTATATAGCTGCAGTATTAGAAGAAAATGATATAGATGTGGAGATAATTGATGCAGCAGCCCTGGAAATGAGTTGGGAAGCACTGGAAACCCAGATCCAAAAGTCCAACCCAGGATTAGTGGCTGTAACCGCATTAACCCCCACAATCTCCAACTCCCTTAAAACCGCCCAACTGGCTAAAAAAAATTGTCCCGAGGCCACAATAGTTATGGGCGGGTACCATCCCAGTTTTAACCACCAGGAAATGTTAGAAAATGATTACGTGGATATTGTGGTCATTGGTGAAGGAGAATATACTTTCCCCGAACTGGTGAGAACCCTAGAAAAAGGTGGAGATATTAGTAAAGTCAAAGGAATTGCCTATCAAGACGTGATAACACCACCACGGCCTTTAATAAAGGATCTTGATCAATTACCCTTCCCTGCAAGGCACTTACTCCCTATGGATCATTACAAAATTCTGAACATGAAACTGAACACTGCCACCATAATATCAAGCAGGGGATGTCCAATGCAGTGTTCATTCTGCGCCTCAGCAGCCTTGCACGGGAACCGGCTCAGAATGAGATCAGCCAAAAACGTGGTGGATGAAATGGAACACCTAATCAACGACCATGATGCCGGGATGATCGCGTTTATGGATGATACTTTCACACTCAAACCAAACCGGGTTGCAGAAATATGTGATGAGATTATTAAAAGGGAACTTAACATTTATTGGGGATGCACAGCCCGTGCAGACACCCTTTCTGATGAATTACTCCGAAAGCTAAGTGAATCCGGATGCATAACTCTGTTTCTGGGGGTGGAATCCGCTGATCAACAACAGCTAGACAAGCTTAACAAACAATTAACCATTGAAAAAATCCGCCAAGCCTTTAAACTAGCTCGGAAGAATGATATCCGCACCATAGCTTCTGTAGTACTGGGAATGCCAGGGGACACCAGAGAAAGTATTGAACGAACCATCAAATTTGCCAAAGAACTAAACCCTTCCTATGCAGTTTTCAGTTTAGCCACACCTTACCCTGGGACCAGATTTTACCAAGAAGCAGTTCAAAAAAACCTTATCAAAGTCAAGGACTGGTCCAAATTCACCCTACTATCACCAGTATTGGATACTGTAGATTGTTCACTGGATGA
Protein-coding regions in this window:
- a CDS encoding deoxyuridine 5'-triphosphate nucleotidohydrolase, with product MLGEKELIKLFPEFKELVEPSGIDLRVDEVFRQKGPGSLVDDQKNLPELQKLEPPLYTLQPKTAYSVTIDRKIKIPKGYSMLYLPRSTLLRSFISIHTAVGDPGFYGTLQFLLVNQGDFPFTLKRGERIAQGVVFPVEGSGEYNGSYQENED
- the acs gene encoding acetate--CoA ligase; the encoded protein is MLSELEALLKENRLFSPSEDLMKNSNIQKWMAHYGITSYDELLQKAQNDPEWFWDELAQELEWYQPYEGVLKWDPPHAEWFCGGKFNIVHNALDRHVKTWRKNKVAYIWEGESGQVKKLTYHDLHRKVNQMANALRGLGVKKGDRVSIYLPMILELPIAMLACAKIGAIHSVVFSGFWAKAFQERANDAKVKVAITVDGFYRRGKVIPLKENVDEVLDDIPSLETLIVVKHAGSPVHMKPGRDLWWEEIIHEQEKECITEPMDSEDPLFILYTSGTTGKPKGVVHVHGGYAVGIYTTLKLVFDLKDQDIWWCAADIGWITGHSYIVYAPLIMGVTSVMYEGAPDYPDPNRLWEIIEEYCVSVFYTAPTTIRLFMKYGEKWPQKHDLSSLRLLGSVGEPINPEAWMWYYKHVGNRQCPIMDTWWQTETGMQLITPLPITSLKPGSVVKPFPTIKADVVDNKGNPIGEGGGHLVIKTPWPSMFRTLYKDPDRYVDAYWSTFPGVYLSGDVARIDEDGYFWIQGRADDVLNVAGHRISTAEVESALVSYDAVAEAAVVGKPDQVKGEEICSFVTLKKGFDPSPRLKHLLREHVRREIGPIASPAFIGFVEDLPKTRSGKIMRRVIKAKVKGDDVGDITTLANPEAVDKLDHPL
- a CDS encoding thiamine pyrophosphate-binding protein, which codes for MQSVAKIRLADALVKIMEKEGIKYIFGHPGEQILPVYQALRKSSIKHVLMRHEQSAAHAADGYARASLQPSVCIASGGPGALNMTMGVATAYKDSVPLLIITGDVSSNLKGENVFQNIDVNAVFKPITLQSHLIDDPDKGIEIIKKTFQSLKTGKTGPIHLNIPRDILQKEINPSLLDESVEINIKTHWKDINQVKRLLRKSEKPLLLVGAGVLWSHAAGDVKSFVEQHQIPVATTYPARGVIRENHPLSLGLLGTRGTQRANYAGKNSDLILAIGCRLSERTQKGLGNAPIIQVNLDKTVLKGNINIQADVKEFMEKISPTSTKNTEKWLHELQSYNKVQKIRTNYDKTPLKPQMAIKEILDGIGSSILVNDAGSHTTWITLLMEVSEPSSLIFSGGFGPMGYGIPAAIGVSLARPDKNVVVVVGDGGFQMTSQEMATIFELDLPIMICLINNQSLGIIRQWQELYYGGAFQVKLENPDFVKLATAYHLKAKMVDSPGEVLAAVENGLKLNKPLLIEIKVDKNEDIPLPK
- a CDS encoding radical SAM protein, encoding MKVLLINPPYFNSKYKFIGLVAPPLGIAYIAAVLEENDIDVEIIDAAALEMSWEALETQIQKSNPGLVAVTALTPTISNSLKTAQLAKKNCPEATIVMGGYHPSFNHQEMLENDYVDIVVIGEGEYTFPELVRTLEKGGDISKVKGIAYQDVITPPRPLIKDLDQLPFPARHLLPMDHYKILNMKLNTATIISSRGCPMQCSFCASAALHGNRLRMRSAKNVVDEMEHLINDHDAGMIAFMDDTFTLKPNRVAEICDEIIKRELNIYWGCTARADTLSDELLRKLSESGCITLFLGVESADQQQLDKLNKQLTIEKIRQAFKLARKNDIRTIASVVLGMPGDTRESIERTIKFAKELNPSYAVFSLATPYPGTRFYQEAVQKNLIKVKDWSKFTLLSPVLDTVDCSLDELKKLQKTAFRQFYLRPIYLLKQAWMDGPILFKTIVTMIKEV